Proteins from a single region of Ensifer adhaerens:
- a CDS encoding AAA family ATPase → MATQATTGLPQSIEETMALLTAHDYLAGTALATVLFLALRMKRPLFLEGEAGVGKTEIAKVLAKALDRPLIRLQCYEGLDVASAVYEWNYPAQMLEIRLSEAAGKVDRKRVESDIFSERFLIRRPVLQAISSNAGRAPVFLIDELDRTDEAFEAFLLEVLSDFQVTIPELGTIRADEPPIVIITTNRTREIHDALKRRCLYHWVDYPNAAQELEIIRRKVPGCNATLSREVIAYVQRLRTIDLFKNPGVAETIDWATALTELDRLALDPETIADTLGTLLKYQDDIARIDGAEGRRLLAEVKAELLAAG, encoded by the coding sequence ATGGCGACACAGGCAACAACGGGCCTGCCGCAGTCCATCGAGGAGACGATGGCGCTGCTCACGGCCCATGACTATCTCGCGGGTACGGCGCTTGCGACCGTGCTGTTTCTGGCGCTCCGGATGAAGCGCCCGCTCTTTCTCGAGGGCGAAGCAGGCGTCGGCAAGACCGAGATCGCCAAGGTTCTGGCAAAGGCGCTCGATCGGCCGTTGATCCGGCTGCAATGCTATGAGGGTCTCGATGTCGCCTCGGCCGTCTACGAATGGAACTATCCGGCGCAGATGCTGGAAATCCGGCTTTCGGAAGCTGCCGGCAAGGTCGATCGAAAACGGGTCGAAAGCGATATCTTTTCCGAACGATTTCTGATCCGCCGCCCGGTTCTGCAGGCAATTTCTTCCAATGCGGGCCGCGCACCCGTGTTCCTGATCGACGAACTCGACCGGACGGATGAGGCGTTCGAGGCCTTCCTGCTGGAAGTTCTGTCCGATTTTCAGGTCACCATTCCGGAACTTGGTACAATCCGGGCGGACGAACCGCCGATCGTCATCATCACCACCAACCGCACCCGCGAAATCCATGACGCGCTCAAGCGGCGCTGCCTCTATCATTGGGTTGATTACCCCAACGCGGCGCAGGAGTTGGAGATCATCCGCCGCAAGGTTCCCGGCTGCAACGCGACGCTGTCGCGCGAAGTCATCGCCTATGTGCAGCGGCTGCGCACCATCGACCTCTTCAAGAACCCGGGCGTCGCCGAAACGATAGACTGGGCAACGGCCCTGACGGAGCTCGATCGGCTGGCGCTCGATCCGGAAACGATCGCCGATACGCTCGGAACATTGCTCAAATACCAGGACGACATCGCCAGGATCGACGGCGCCGAGGGGCGAAGGTTGCTCGCCGAAGTCAAGGCGGAACTGCTGGCGGCGGGCTGA
- a CDS encoding flavin reductase family protein encodes MSRLAGHVQIITVADGMERRGVTVTASCSVSDSPPTVLACLNGANPRNEIFTRSDSFALNLLGDEHRAIAHAFSGRDQLNMDLRFALGQWTKLSTGAPILTNAIASFDCRLIEVKTIATHLVLFGEVVDVAIGPARPPLIYVDRGYHSL; translated from the coding sequence ATGAGTCGCCTGGCCGGTCACGTGCAGATCATTACCGTGGCCGACGGGATGGAGCGGCGCGGTGTCACCGTCACCGCCTCCTGCTCCGTGTCCGACAGTCCGCCGACGGTTCTGGCCTGCCTCAACGGCGCCAATCCGCGCAATGAGATCTTCACGCGCAGCGACAGTTTCGCGCTCAATCTGCTTGGCGATGAGCATCGCGCCATTGCACACGCTTTTTCCGGCCGCGATCAGCTCAACATGGATCTGCGCTTTGCGCTCGGCCAGTGGACCAAGCTTTCGACAGGCGCTCCGATCCTCACCAACGCAATCGCCTCGTTCGATTGCCGTCTCATCGAGGTGAAGACGATCGCCACGCATCTGGTGCTCTTCGGCGAAGTCGTCGATGTCGCGATCGGACCGGCGCGGCCGCCGCTCATTTATGTGGACCGCGGATACCACTCGCTATAA
- a CDS encoding branched-chain amino acid ABC transporter substrate-binding protein, with protein sequence MLRSIVASLVVAGLVQAAPATAAGIKVAVVAPVEGPFALLGKQIVDGAAFQAGDRGSEIVVIPETCDTAGNEALTKALLAAGAEAAIGFLCTESLDATLPALAEAGLPAITLSVRSDILMEDALKKKWPLFRLAPSGNAEAASIVDTIVQRWKDKPIALIDDGTIHSRELVESVRSALGEIGLTPVFTDTYRPAQEQQVSLVRRLVKSGATHVFTGGDRQDTAVIARDAQGEGASLTLLGGDALNAADLTVPLADGVLAVTLPDASQSPEGKPVADAMRAAGTEADGYVMPAFAAVSLLEQAKDQAEKDDKPLLDAFAKGPYATVLGPIAFNAQHERANNPYRLMQWQGGRFEPAPAEGTAQ encoded by the coding sequence ATGCTTCGATCGATCGTCGCCAGCCTTGTCGTGGCCGGATTGGTACAGGCCGCACCGGCTACGGCGGCCGGCATCAAGGTGGCCGTCGTCGCACCGGTCGAAGGCCCGTTTGCACTTCTCGGCAAGCAGATCGTCGATGGCGCCGCATTCCAGGCGGGCGATCGCGGCAGTGAGATCGTCGTCATTCCCGAGACCTGCGATACGGCCGGCAACGAAGCGCTGACGAAGGCGCTGCTTGCGGCCGGCGCCGAAGCGGCAATCGGTTTCCTCTGCACCGAAAGCCTGGATGCCACGCTTCCGGCGCTTGCCGAAGCGGGCCTTCCTGCGATCACCCTCAGCGTGCGTTCTGATATCCTGATGGAGGATGCGCTGAAGAAGAAATGGCCGCTCTTCCGCCTCGCGCCGAGCGGCAATGCCGAAGCTGCCAGCATCGTCGACACGATCGTCCAGCGTTGGAAGGACAAGCCGATCGCATTGATCGACGATGGAACCATTCACAGCCGCGAACTGGTCGAAAGCGTGCGTTCTGCCCTTGGCGAAATCGGGCTGACACCGGTCTTCACCGATACCTATCGCCCGGCCCAGGAGCAGCAGGTCAGCCTGGTGCGGCGCCTGGTGAAAAGCGGAGCGACCCATGTCTTCACGGGTGGCGACAGACAGGATACGGCGGTGATCGCGCGCGATGCGCAAGGCGAAGGCGCGAGCCTCACCTTGCTCGGCGGCGACGCGCTCAATGCCGCCGATCTCACTGTACCGCTCGCCGACGGCGTGCTCGCGGTCACCTTGCCGGACGCATCGCAGTCGCCCGAGGGCAAGCCGGTCGCAGACGCCATGCGTGCGGCCGGAACCGAAGCGGACGGGTATGTAATGCCGGCATTTGCGGCCGTCTCCCTGCTCGAGCAGGCCAAGGACCAGGCGGAGAAGGACGACAAGCCTCTTCTCGATGCGTTTGCCAAGGGACCCTACGCGACTGTGCTCGGCCCCATCGCCTTTAACGCGCAGCACGAGCGCGCCAACAATCCCTATCGCCTGATGCAGTGGCAAGGCGGCCGCTTCGAGCCGGCGCCTGCCGAAGGAACCGCCCAATGA
- a CDS encoding P1 family peptidase, which translates to MMRTGPLNLITDVAGLAVGNAEDHRLKSGVTAIVCDPPATAAVQVLGGAPGTRETDLLDPHNTVQTVDALVLSGGSAFGLDAASGAQAALREMGRGFAVGPHRIPIVPTAILFDLINGGDKDWGRYPPYRELGFEAVRRAGPSFATGTTGAGTGALTATFKGGLGSASTVLPSGITIGALVAVNALGSATVGDSQHFWSAPFELDAEFGALGLPHPLPADAADIRIKFRDRQSAATNTTIAVIATDAVLTKAEAKRLAIAAHDGFSRGLWPAHTPLDGDLIFALATGASGKTPTLEDFIDLGAIAASTMARAIARGVHDATPAENDLMRSWSQGA; encoded by the coding sequence ATGATGCGCACCGGACCGCTGAACCTGATTACCGACGTCGCGGGCCTGGCGGTCGGCAATGCCGAGGATCACCGGCTGAAGTCCGGCGTCACCGCGATTGTCTGCGATCCGCCGGCAACGGCGGCAGTCCAGGTGCTGGGCGGCGCCCCCGGAACGCGCGAAACCGACCTGCTAGACCCGCACAATACGGTACAGACGGTCGATGCCCTGGTATTGTCAGGCGGCTCGGCCTTTGGCCTCGATGCTGCGTCCGGAGCCCAGGCGGCCCTCAGAGAGATGGGTCGCGGCTTTGCCGTCGGTCCGCACCGGATACCGATCGTGCCCACCGCCATCCTGTTTGACCTCATCAACGGCGGCGACAAGGATTGGGGGCGCTATCCGCCCTATCGCGAACTCGGCTTCGAGGCCGTTCGTCGCGCCGGCCCGTCGTTCGCAACCGGAACAACGGGCGCCGGGACCGGCGCGCTGACTGCCACCTTCAAGGGTGGTCTCGGCTCGGCATCGACTGTTCTGCCGAGCGGGATCACCATCGGCGCGCTGGTCGCGGTCAACGCACTCGGTTCGGCGACTGTTGGTGACAGCCAGCATTTCTGGTCGGCGCCTTTCGAACTGGATGCTGAGTTCGGTGCACTCGGCCTGCCACACCCCCTGCCCGCCGATGCCGCCGATATCCGCATCAAGTTCCGCGACCGGCAGTCTGCCGCCACCAACACGACGATCGCCGTCATCGCGACGGACGCGGTGCTGACCAAGGCTGAGGCCAAGCGACTGGCGATCGCCGCCCATGACGGTTTCTCCCGCGGGCTCTGGCCGGCGCATACGCCGCTAGACGGCGATCTCATCTTTGCGCTTGCCACCGGTGCCAGCGGCAAGACCCCCACACTTGAGGATTTCATCGACCTCGGCGCGATCGCGGCATCGACGATGGCCCGCGCCATCGCCCGTGGCGTCCATGACGCGACACCGGCCGAAAACGACCTCATGCGCTCCTGGTCGCAAGGCGCCTGA